A stretch of DNA from Microlunatus sp. Gsoil 973:
GAGCGAGAAGGCCTCGGCGGCGGCGTACGCGACGAACGGTCGGCGGCGGAGGACCGGGGTGCTCGTCACGGTTCGCTCATGACGCATCAGCTCCGGTCAGCGTCCCAGGTCGCGGAAATCCGTGCAACTGGATGATGACCTGTTCCGCCTCGGGGGCCGCCTGCGACCGGTCCGCCGGCGCCCGGCCGGCGTACTCACCGAGGAGTGCATGGATCCGCGACATCAGTTCCTGGGTCTGGTCGGGGGTCAGCCACATCCACCAGTCGCTGTGGGCCGAGACGTCCTGCCAGCGGAGGGGAATCGTCGAGCGCTCCCGGAAGGCTGCGGCCAGGCTGTCCAACTGCGCATAGCCGACTGCCTGCCAGTAGGGGCCCATCGCCTCTCGGGCCGCGTTGTCGGTGAGGTCGGCCGGCCCGGTGGTGGTCGATTCGTGCACCGCGCGCCACCAGCGATCACGTTTGTTGCCTTGCTCGCCGGCCTCCTCGACGAACCCGTGCTGGGCAAGTTGGCGGAGGTGATAGCTGGTCGCTCCGGTGTTGAGCCCGAGGCGTTCGGCGAGCCGGGTCGCGGTCGACGGACCGTCCATCCGGAGGATCCCGAGCATCGTGACCCGCACCGGATGGGCCAGTGCCTTGAGCTGGGTGACGTCCGGCGCGACGAAACTGATCTCTCGTGGCTCACTCACCCCGTCATCGTATATTGCAAAGATTTCTTTGCACAGAAGTATTTGGAAAGTCGTCCGGCTAAGGTTGCGGCGTGATCAAGGTTGGCGTGTTCGGAGCACACGGACGAATGGGCTCGGAGACGGTCCGCGCGATCCGGGCGGCGCAGGGGCTGGAGCTGGTGGCCGCGATCGGCTCGGACGACGACCGGGAGGCGGCCGCAGCGGCCCAGGTCGTCGTCGACTTCACCCGGCCCGATGTGGTGATGGACAACCTCCACTGGTGCATCGAGCACCGGATCCACGCTGTGGTCGGCACCACCGGCTTCACCGACGACCGGCTCCGCGACCTGCGCGGCCGGCTGGACGGCACGGACCTGGGAATCGTCATCGCCGCCAACTTCTCGATCGGCGCCGTGCTGACCATGCGCTTCGCCGAACAGGCTGCGCGGTTCTACGAGAGCGTGGAGATCGTCGAGTTGCACCACCCCGGCAAGGCCGACGCCCCGTCGGGGACGGCGACCGCGACAGCATCCCGGGTCGGGGCGGCGCGGGCCGCGGCGGGGCTGGGACCAGTGCCGGATGCCACTGCCCAGCAGCTGGACGGGGCGCGCGGCGCGGTGGTCGACGGCGTGCACGTCCACGGCGTACGGCTGCGCGGGCTGGTGGCTCATCAGGAAGTGTTGTTCGGTGCCGAAGGGGAGACGCTGACGATCCGGCACGACTCGCTGGACCGGGCGTCCTTCATGACCGGTGTGCTGGCGGCGGTCAGAGCGGTCCCGGACCGTCCGGGGCTGACGCACGGTATCGAAGACATCCTCGGCCTGGGCTGACCCGGGACAGGGCGGGCTGACGCAACCG
This window harbors:
- a CDS encoding transcriptional regulator; the encoded protein is MSEPREISFVAPDVTQLKALAHPVRVTMLGILRMDGPSTATRLAERLGLNTGATSYHLRQLAQHGFVEEAGEQGNKRDRWWRAVHESTTTGPADLTDNAAREAMGPYWQAVGYAQLDSLAAAFRERSTIPLRWQDVSAHSDWWMWLTPDQTQELMSRIHALLGEYAGRAPADRSQAAPEAEQVIIQLHGFPRPGTLTGADAS
- the dapB gene encoding 4-hydroxy-tetrahydrodipicolinate reductase, producing the protein MIKVGVFGAHGRMGSETVRAIRAAQGLELVAAIGSDDDREAAAAAQVVVDFTRPDVVMDNLHWCIEHRIHAVVGTTGFTDDRLRDLRGRLDGTDLGIVIAANFSIGAVLTMRFAEQAARFYESVEIVELHHPGKADAPSGTATATASRVGAARAAAGLGPVPDATAQQLDGARGAVVDGVHVHGVRLRGLVAHQEVLFGAEGETLTIRHDSLDRASFMTGVLAAVRAVPDRPGLTHGIEDILGLG